AAAGCGCGGCCGGGGAATATTTTTCCCGGTTTCCCCGGGCCCCCTTCCACCGGGTTGACGCCCGACTCTCTGCTGGCAGCTTATCGCCGCCGATCAATGTCACACCGCCGCTCTCTGGCGGTGGTGGCGGCGGATAGTAGCAACCCCGCGGCATACGCCGCGGTACCAAACGCTGTAACCAACGCGCACCAGTCAGCAGTGTGTAATGCAACAACGCCTGCCAGCGCCTACGCACCGCATCACCTATTGCCTCAGGTGGCCAGCAGCAGCTTTCGTGCAACCGCCGAGTACTCTAGCAGCTCCGCATTCATTCAACTAGCCAGCGCAGCTTCCACGAGCGCCTCCACCAGTGCCGCACAAATGTTATCGGCtcaccaacaccaacaccaacaacagcaggcGCATCAGCACAACCAACATCATCACCAGCACAACCACAACCAAAGTCCGatgcatcatcatcatcagcgtCTGTCGGCGGCTGCTGCCGTCTCCGCCATGGATCAGGTGCCCTTCATAGCGAAAGTGTTTGACAGCGGCAACTATGCGGACAGTTTGGCCACAACGAGTACGCAGCATGCCGCCAGCACACTGACCGCTTCCACGAAGAGCATACTCATCGACTGACTGCAGTTCGTGGCGGCCGCTGCGGCAgcgacagcaacagcaacagcgacgGCGACAGC
Above is a window of Bactrocera neohumeralis isolate Rockhampton unplaced genomic scaffold, APGP_CSIRO_Bneo_wtdbg2-racon-allhic-juicebox.fasta_v2 ctg6677, whole genome shotgun sequence DNA encoding:
- the LOC126767454 gene encoding histone-lysine N-methyltransferase Suv4-20-like, which codes for MSHRRSLAVVAADSSNPAAYAAVPNAVTNAHQSAVCNATTPASAYAPHHLLPQVASSSFRATAEYSSSSAFIQLASAASTSASTSAAQMLSAHQHQHQQQQAHQHNQHHHQHNHNQSPMHHHHQRLSAAAAVSAMDQFVAAAAAATATATATATASSTASSNLITAPSSTLTELELDDELLVDAVDEDEPPMWLLHLAQLTEQFAAHRNIAGSAVEALNGYLKRASGAAGFTNGFMAARSGRYLPKVITD